The proteins below are encoded in one region of Anaerolineae bacterium:
- a CDS encoding AAA family ATPase — translation MSTPILATKLYIPPSRLDIVRRPRLIERLNEGRKLTLISAPAGFGKTTLLSSWVNQKDESREAGMKDEVKKFQPSVFSLQPSQVAWLSLDKGDNDHARFLAYLVAALQTIAPTIGAGVLASLQAPQPPPVEAILTTLLNEIAASHDPFLLILDDYHVIEAQPVDQALTFLLAHLPPQMHLVIATREDPHLPLARLRARSQLTELRAADLRFTPAEAAEFLNRVMSLNLSTEEIAALDARTEGWIAGLQLAALSMQGQPDAAGFIQSFTGSHHFVLDYLVEEVLHRQPESVQMFLLRTSILDRLCGPLCDAVLGKDEGGRMKDEKETNFGSSALSLQPSSFILEYLERANLFIVPLDNERRWYRYHHLFADLLRQRLRQNDAASHPGGDIEGGIVAEYHIRASQWYEDNGLELEAFHHAVAAHDIERTERLIEGKGMPLHFRGAMAPVLRWLESLPAAVLDARPSLWVTYASALMMSGHPSDVESKLQAAEAALRAQQAQRNAQDDDKTRDLIGQIAAIRALAAAAQNDVKTSITLSHRALEYLHPDNLAVRTVTTLTLGVAYEFQGDRAAARQAYNDVISIGQASGNFMLTIAAASSLGQIQEAENQLYLAAKTYQRILQMVGDPAQWTASVAHFGLARIFYEWNDLEAAERHGQLHIQLAPQIECDTSVSCEVLLARLKLAQGDVGGAGAMLAQAEQSARQHNFANRITEVITAQVLMLLHQGDVASAAHLAEKHSLPLSRARVYLAQGNPAAALAVLEPWRRQVEAKSWQDECLKAMVLQAVALHAHGQENKAAQLVGDALALAEPGGFIRLFVDEGSPMAELLTRLKDKGGRMNEYIHKLLTAFGQQEKMQPSSFRLQPLIEPLSQRELEILQLIAQGLSNSEISERLFLALDTVKGHNRRIFGKLQVQRRTEAVAKARSLNILPRSN, via the coding sequence ATGTCTACGCCCATTTTGGCCACTAAACTCTATATCCCCCCATCCCGACTTGACATAGTTCGCCGGCCTCGCTTGATTGAGCGACTGAACGAGGGCCGCAAACTGACCCTCATCTCAGCCCCGGCCGGTTTTGGCAAAACCACCTTGCTCAGCAGTTGGGTCAACCAAAAGGATGAAAGCCGCGAAGCGGGGATGAAGGATGAAGTGAAAAAGTTTCAGCCTTCAGTCTTCAGCCTTCAGCCTTCCCAAGTGGCCTGGCTGTCGCTGGACAAAGGCGATAACGATCACGCCCGCTTTCTGGCTTACCTCGTCGCGGCTTTGCAGACGATTGCCCCAACTATTGGGGCCGGCGTGTTGGCGTCGCTCCAGGCGCCCCAGCCGCCGCCCGTCGAAGCGATACTGACCACCCTGCTTAATGAAATTGCCGCCAGCCATGACCCCTTTCTCCTCATCCTGGACGACTACCACGTGATTGAGGCCCAGCCGGTTGACCAGGCCCTCACTTTTCTGCTGGCACACCTGCCGCCTCAGATGCATCTGGTCATCGCCACCCGTGAGGATCCGCATTTGCCCCTGGCCCGGCTGCGCGCCCGCAGCCAACTGACCGAACTGCGCGCTGCGGACCTGCGGTTCACCCCGGCCGAGGCCGCCGAGTTCCTCAACCGGGTGATGAGCCTCAACCTTTCGACCGAAGAGATTGCCGCCCTGGACGCCCGCACCGAAGGCTGGATTGCCGGTTTGCAATTGGCCGCGCTTTCGATGCAGGGCCAGCCCGACGCTGCGGGCTTCATCCAATCATTCACCGGCAGTCACCACTTTGTGTTGGACTACCTGGTGGAAGAAGTGCTGCATCGGCAGCCCGAAAGCGTCCAGATGTTCTTGCTGCGCACCTCTATCCTCGACCGCCTGTGCGGCCCCCTATGTGATGCCGTCCTCGGTAAGGATGAAGGCGGAAGGATGAAGGATGAAAAGGAAACAAATTTTGGGTCTTCAGCCCTCAGCCTTCAGCCTTCATCCTTTATCCTTGAGTATCTTGAACGCGCCAACCTGTTCATTGTTCCCCTGGACAACGAGCGGCGTTGGTACCGTTATCACCATCTCTTTGCCGATTTACTGCGGCAGCGGTTGCGCCAAAACGATGCCGCATCCCACCCAGGAGGGGATATAGAGGGGGGAATTGTGGCCGAATACCACATCCGGGCCAGCCAGTGGTATGAAGACAATGGCCTGGAGCTTGAGGCATTTCATCATGCGGTGGCCGCGCATGATATTGAGCGGACCGAGCGTCTGATTGAAGGCAAGGGGATGCCTCTGCATTTTCGCGGCGCGATGGCCCCTGTCCTGCGTTGGCTGGAGTCGCTGCCGGCGGCGGTGCTGGATGCCAGGCCCTCGTTGTGGGTAACGTATGCCTCGGCGTTAATGATGTCCGGTCACCCGAGCGACGTCGAATCGAAACTGCAAGCGGCCGAAGCGGCCCTGCGAGCGCAACAAGCGCAACGAAACGCCCAAGACGATGACAAAACCCGGGACCTGATTGGCCAAATTGCCGCCATACGAGCCTTGGCGGCCGCCGCTCAAAACGATGTAAAAACCTCCATTACCCTGTCGCACCGCGCCCTGGAATATCTCCACCCCGATAACCTGGCCGTCCGCACAGTTACCACCCTTACCCTGGGAGTTGCTTACGAGTTCCAGGGAGACCGCGCTGCGGCCAGACAGGCTTATAACGACGTTATATCTATCGGCCAGGCTTCGGGGAATTTTATGCTGACCATAGCGGCGGCCTCCTCTTTGGGCCAAATACAGGAGGCAGAAAACCAGCTCTATCTGGCGGCCAAGACCTATCAACGCATCCTGCAAATGGTAGGGGACCCGGCGCAATGGACGGCCTCTGTAGCGCATTTTGGCCTGGCGCGCATATTTTATGAGTGGAATGATCTGGAGGCGGCGGAGCGGCATGGACAACTGCATATTCAACTGGCGCCACAAATAGAATGTGACACATCTGTTTCTTGTGAGGTGCTGCTGGCCCGTCTCAAGCTGGCCCAGGGAGATGTGGGCGGCGCAGGCGCGATGTTAGCTCAGGCTGAACAGTCTGCGCGCCAGCATAACTTTGCGAATCGCATAACCGAGGTTATTACCGCCCAAGTGTTGATGCTGCTGCACCAGGGCGATGTGGCGTCGGCCGCGCATCTGGCTGAAAAGCATAGTCTCCCCCTCAGCCGGGCCAGAGTCTACCTGGCCCAGGGGAACCCGGCCGCAGCCCTGGCGGTGCTGGAGCCATGGCGCCGACAGGTGGAGGCGAAGAGTTGGCAGGATGAATGTCTCAAGGCCATGGTGTTACAGGCGGTCGCGCTGCACGCGCATGGTCAGGAGAACAAGGCGGCGCAACTGGTGGGTGACGCGCTGGCCCTGGCCGAGCCGGGCGGCTTTATCCGTCTCTTTGTGGATGAAGGGTCGCCGATGGCGGAGCTATTAACAAGGCTGAAGGATAAAGGCGGAAGGATGAATGAATACATCCATAAATTACTCACTGCTTTTGGCCAACAAGAAAAGATGCAGCCCTCATCCTTCCGCCTTCAGCCTTTAATTGAGCCATTGAGCCAACGCGAGTTAGAGATACTGCAACTCATTGCTCAAGGGCTTTCGAATAGTGAGATTAGCGAGCGGCTTTTCCTCGCCCTGGACACGGTTAAAGGGCACAACCGCAGAATTTTTGGCAAACTACAGGTTCAAAGACGCACCGAGGCTGTAGCAAAAGCCAGATCCCTCAATATTCTTCCCCGCAGTAACTAA
- a CDS encoding class I SAM-dependent methyltransferase — protein MTVQAAEASFGKSAKELWHALLLIVPITLKWIWMLITNLNQPQAKKSEMVWDMIAKNMDTYAQNEGLKKTEVRRDEILKRYLQNGDTVLDYGCGTGAIALKFANTVKAIHGIDTAGKMIEVAQRKAVEGNIENVDFAQSTIFDEELKSESFDVVLAWGILHLVDNWQEVIKRIHQLLKPGGHLISATECLGEKKSAITSLLSFLMKIGIFPIGLKFFTVSELENAITGVDFQIVQTEIMTDNPISCFIAAKKTEKTTNQQNS, from the coding sequence ATGACAGTTCAGGCCGCAGAGGCGTCATTCGGTAAATCGGCAAAAGAACTTTGGCATGCACTACTCTTGATCGTGCCCATTACCCTCAAATGGATATGGATGTTGATCACCAATCTAAACCAGCCCCAGGCAAAAAAATCAGAAATGGTCTGGGATATGATCGCAAAAAATATGGATACGTATGCCCAAAACGAAGGACTTAAAAAGACCGAAGTCAGGCGGGATGAAATACTGAAAAGATACCTTCAGAACGGTGATACGGTACTTGATTATGGCTGTGGGACAGGCGCCATAGCCCTTAAATTTGCCAACACGGTGAAAGCGATTCATGGAATTGATACAGCAGGAAAAATGATCGAAGTTGCCCAAAGAAAAGCCGTTGAAGGCAACATTGAAAATGTGGACTTTGCGCAATCAACCATCTTTGATGAGGAGCTAAAGAGCGAATCTTTTGACGTGGTTCTGGCTTGGGGTATCTTGCATCTGGTTGATAACTGGCAGGAAGTGATAAAGAGGATACACCAATTATTAAAACCGGGAGGACACTTGATTTCTGCCACAGAATGTCTGGGAGAGAAGAAGTCGGCAATAACGTCTCTTTTATCCTTCCTGATGAAAATTGGAATATTTCCCATTGGATTAAAGTTTTTTACCGTCTCTGAGTTGGAAAACGCCATAACCGGTGTGGATTTCCAGATTGTTCAAACTGAAATTATGACTGATAATCCGATATCCTGTTTCATTGCCGCCAAGAAGACAGAGAAAACTACCAACCAACAAAATTCCTAA
- a CDS encoding DUF4386 domain-containing protein, with translation MNTSRKIAIIVGALFLIAMVASLLGGGLVESVITAPDYLMAVSENETQVIIGVLLELINAIGVVGIGVLMFPILKQHNESIAAGYLGIRIVEAVFCSVIVINPLSLITLSQEYLQADVADTAYYQTVGVLSIAERASVSGLLIPVFFSLGALLFYYLLYQAKLLPRFISVWGFIGAILILTLNLLTLNLEIGMSIGMILALPMILNEIFLGIWLIVKGFNPLYIQND, from the coding sequence ATGAATACAAGCAGAAAAATTGCAATAATTGTGGGCGCATTATTTCTCATTGCGATGGTGGCGAGTCTTTTAGGGGGTGGTTTAGTAGAATCTGTTATCACTGCTCCGGATTATCTTATGGCTGTTTCTGAAAATGAAACTCAAGTGATCATAGGTGTGCTCCTTGAATTAATCAATGCTATTGGCGTTGTTGGCATTGGCGTGTTGATGTTTCCAATTTTAAAACAGCACAACGAAAGTATCGCCGCCGGCTATCTTGGCATCAGGATTGTTGAGGCCGTATTCTGTAGTGTTATTGTCATCAATCCCCTATCACTCATAACATTAAGTCAGGAATATTTACAGGCAGACGTTGCAGATACTGCCTATTATCAAACTGTAGGCGTATTGTCTATAGCGGAACGCGCGAGTGTGTCAGGTCTGTTGATTCCAGTCTTTTTTAGTTTAGGTGCGCTGTTGTTCTATTATTTATTATATCAAGCAAAACTCCTGCCAAGATTTATATCAGTTTGGGGTTTCATTGGAGCCATCTTAATATTAACATTGAACTTGTTGACATTGAATTTAGAGATTGGCATGAGTATAGGAATGATTTTAGCCCTTCCAATGATCTTGAATGAAATATTTCTGGGGATTTGGCTAATTGTTAAAGGATTCAATCCATTGTATATACAGAACGATTAA
- a CDS encoding DUF4386 domain-containing protein: protein MTNRITDISLRQAAIAAGIGLLLMTILAPFAEFFVRQNLIVPGDAATTAKNIRAGEWLFRMAICSYLIVAILDVVVAWALYVLLKPVNNSLSLLAGWFRLVYAAIFAIALHNLLGVLHLLSGADYLTVFETDQLYAQVMLFLNGFNGGWDIGVVFFGLHLFTLGYLVFKSGYIPKILGVLLMIASFGYLADSFGKFLSPNYGATIAMFTFIGEVLFMFWLLFKGTKIPEMKS from the coding sequence ATGACAAACCGTATTACCGATATATCACTACGCCAGGCAGCAATCGCCGCCGGGATCGGGTTGCTCCTGATGACTATACTCGCGCCCTTCGCTGAATTTTTTGTTCGCCAGAATCTTATTGTGCCCGGAGATGCTGCAACAACAGCCAAGAACATTAGGGCTGGTGAGTGGCTATTCCGCATGGCTATTTGTAGCTATCTCATCGTGGCTATTCTTGATGTGGTGGTAGCCTGGGCGCTTTATGTTTTACTCAAACCGGTAAACAATAGCCTCTCGTTGCTTGCGGGATGGTTTAGGTTGGTGTATGCCGCTATTTTTGCAATCGCCTTGCACAATCTTTTAGGTGTTTTGCACCTTTTGAGCGGCGCTGACTACTTGACCGTATTTGAAACGGATCAGTTGTATGCTCAAGTGATGTTATTTCTCAATGGGTTTAACGGTGGATGGGATATTGGCGTTGTATTTTTTGGCCTTCATTTATTTACCCTTGGTTATTTAGTTTTCAAGTCGGGCTACATCCCCAAAATTCTGGGCGTCTTGCTGATGATTGCATCTTTTGGCTATCTAGCAGATAGTTTTGGCAAATTTCTTTCACCCAACTACGGCGCCACAATTGCCATGTTTACGTTTATTGGGGAAGTTTTATTTATGTTCTGGCTTTTGTTCAAGGGTACTAAAATACCCGAAATGAAATCTTGA
- a CDS encoding DUF4386 domain-containing protein, which yields MNTVNKTSRVLGIAFLLQFVTSFSSGVFLQPAWLAPDDISQTMLNVANNAWLVRANILLDMLTALGVIFLGAALFVTVRKQDEKMALTALGFYILEGALLAAGKMATFSLLHISQEYVAAGQPADLLLMGQVASEAMEYVGHILSMLAFCLGGILFYYLLYKSRVVPAVLSLWGLITIFPLLVGTVTAIFGYQLPFIIFLPYVPFEFVIGVWILVKGIRNGSETE from the coding sequence ATGAATACGGTTAACAAAACATCAAGAGTTTTAGGGATTGCCTTTCTGCTTCAATTTGTAACATCTTTTAGCAGTGGCGTGTTTCTGCAACCGGCATGGCTTGCGCCGGACGACATCAGCCAAACGATGCTCAACGTTGCCAACAATGCCTGGCTGGTGAGAGCCAACATTTTGCTCGATATGCTCACGGCGCTGGGCGTTATCTTTTTGGGGGCCGCCCTTTTTGTCACCGTCAGGAAACAGGACGAAAAAATGGCCCTGACTGCCCTGGGGTTTTATATCCTGGAGGGTGCGCTGCTGGCTGCCGGCAAAATGGCAACTTTCTCACTCTTGCACATAAGCCAGGAGTACGTTGCCGCCGGGCAGCCCGCCGATTTGTTGTTGATGGGGCAGGTGGCGTCTGAAGCGATGGAGTACGTTGGCCATATACTGTCCATGCTGGCCTTTTGCCTGGGCGGCATCCTTTTTTATTACTTGCTCTATAAATCACGCGTTGTTCCGGCGGTATTGTCGCTCTGGGGTCTCATCACCATTTTCCCGCTGTTGGTCGGAACAGTGACTGCCATCTTTGGCTATCAACTTCCATTTATTATATTCCTGCCCTATGTACCCTTTGAATTTGTCATCGGTGTTTGGATTTTGGTTAAAGGCATCAGGAATGGTTCAGAAACGGAGTAA
- a CDS encoding DUF4386 domain-containing protein — protein MNANRMNAVIVGVLFIIATVAGTIAASIGNPIVDAPDYLTKISANEGTIIIGAFLVFLMAISCAGIGLGLYPIMRKYSVGMAIGTVGFRLIESMIQILGGASTIALLALSQEFVKAGAPDAAYFQTIGAIIKAGDDWLSNGVMLLSWCIGAFMYYTLFYQYRLVPRWLSGWGLVGITLAIISSVLVMLQVIPGFGTIQVVANLPIALQEMVFAIWLIAKGVNMSAQRPRRPE, from the coding sequence ATGAATGCAAATAGAATGAACGCAGTAATTGTAGGGGTGTTATTTATCATCGCCACGGTGGCCGGCACCATCGCCGCCTCCATTGGCAACCCCATTGTGGATGCGCCGGATTACCTGACCAAAATTTCGGCTAATGAAGGCACAATCATTATCGGCGCGTTTTTGGTATTTCTCATGGCGATTTCCTGCGCCGGGATTGGCCTGGGGCTGTATCCCATTATGAGAAAATACAGCGTGGGGATGGCCATTGGTACCGTTGGATTCAGGCTCATCGAGAGCATGATCCAGATTTTGGGCGGCGCCAGCACGATTGCCCTGCTGGCCTTGAGCCAGGAATTTGTTAAAGCCGGCGCGCCGGATGCGGCCTATTTTCAAACCATCGGCGCCATCATCAAAGCCGGAGACGATTGGCTGAGCAATGGCGTGATGCTATTGAGTTGGTGCATCGGCGCTTTCATGTATTACACCCTCTTTTACCAATACCGGCTCGTGCCGCGCTGGCTCTCCGGCTGGGGGCTGGTCGGCATCACCCTGGCCATCATTTCCAGCGTGCTGGTCATGCTCCAGGTCATCCCCGGTTTTGGCACTATCCAGGTGGTTGCCAACCTACCGATTGCCCTGCAAGAGATGGTTTTTGCCATCTGGCTGATTGCCAAAGGGGTCAACATGTCGGCCCAGCGCCCCAGGCGGCCTGAGTAG
- a CDS encoding NAD(P)-dependent alcohol dehydrogenase has protein sequence MKVIIYERYGSPDVLQLKEVEKPVPKDDEVLIRVYATTVTATDCMIRKGKPLVGRIFLGLTKPRNKILGIELAGEVEAVGQAVKRFRKGDQVFGAAMARMSCSAEYTCLPEKTALAIKPVNMTYEEAAAFCDGALTALTFLKDIGKVQSGQKVLINGASGSVGSFAVQLARYYGAEVTGVCSTTNVEMVKSLGANKVIDYTKEDFTKSGETYDIIFDAVGKTSFPRCKSVLKQAGAFLPVSIFLMSLPEVVQLGWMSMIRRLPGWQSGKKVKTGASISNPERLNFLKELIEAGQIKSVIDRVYPLEKIVEAHRYVEKGHKKGNVVITVQDNLNNERGK, from the coding sequence ATGAAAGTAATTATATACGAAAGATACGGATCGCCGGATGTTCTTCAGCTCAAAGAGGTTGAAAAACCCGTTCCCAAAGATGATGAAGTGCTGATAAGGGTATATGCGACAACGGTAACCGCAACGGACTGTATGATACGAAAAGGTAAACCACTTGTTGGCAGAATCTTTCTCGGCCTCACAAAACCAAGAAACAAAATACTGGGGATTGAATTGGCCGGGGAAGTTGAAGCAGTGGGCCAAGCTGTAAAACGATTTAGGAAAGGTGATCAGGTTTTTGGAGCGGCTATGGCCAGGATGTCCTGTAGTGCCGAGTACACTTGTTTGCCTGAAAAGACGGCGCTGGCCATCAAACCGGTCAATATGACGTATGAAGAAGCCGCTGCCTTCTGTGATGGGGCGCTAACAGCATTGACCTTTCTTAAAGATATTGGAAAGGTTCAGAGCGGGCAAAAAGTGCTGATCAATGGCGCGTCTGGATCGGTCGGTTCTTTTGCGGTACAGCTCGCCAGGTATTATGGGGCGGAAGTGACCGGTGTATGCAGTACCACGAATGTAGAAATGGTGAAATCCTTGGGAGCCAATAAGGTCATTGATTACACAAAAGAGGATTTTACCAAAAGTGGTGAGACATACGACATTATTTTTGACGCAGTAGGCAAGACTTCATTTCCTCGGTGCAAGAGTGTGCTGAAGCAAGCAGGTGCTTTTCTTCCGGTTTCAATTTTTCTAATGAGTTTGCCGGAAGTTGTTCAATTAGGATGGATGTCAATGATAAGGCGGCTACCTGGTTGGCAATCGGGCAAGAAAGTGAAAACGGGGGCATCAATAAGCAATCCTGAAAGGTTAAACTTTCTCAAAGAGCTTATTGAGGCAGGGCAGATAAAATCTGTCATAGATAGAGTCTATCCGTTGGAGAAAATTGTCGAAGCGCACCGGTACGTGGAAAAAGGACACAAAAAGGGAAATGTTGTTATCACTGTACAAGACAATTTAAATAATGAAAGGGGAAAATAA
- a CDS encoding DUF4386 domain-containing protein, with translation MNSSRKIAIIVGVLFIIGTVAGSLSIVFTGPILDDTDYLAQVSANENQIIIGALLVLVMGLALAMVPVMMFPILKKHNQTLALGYVVFRGALETVASIVFVSSLLLLIPLGQEYVKAGTPDAANFRTLGTCLLQADFQTNPISKIVFSLGALMFYYVLHQSKLIPRWLSGWGLVGATLHLVSGLFVMFGALNEFPALGILWDLPIALQEMVMAVWLIVKGFNPSAITTESV, from the coding sequence ATGAATTCAAGTAGAAAGATCGCGATAATTGTGGGAGTATTATTCATAATTGGGACGGTCGCGGGTAGTCTAAGTATTGTTTTTACCGGACCCATTCTAGACGATACAGATTATCTTGCTCAAGTTTCTGCAAATGAAAACCAGATCATAATAGGAGCGCTCCTTGTGTTAGTTATGGGTCTGGCACTTGCTATGGTTCCAGTTATGATGTTTCCAATCTTGAAAAAACACAATCAAACCTTGGCTCTTGGGTATGTGGTTTTCAGAGGAGCGCTTGAGACTGTTGCTTCTATTGTTTTTGTAAGCAGCTTGCTATTACTGATACCATTAGGTCAGGAATATGTAAAAGCAGGGACGCCGGACGCTGCTAATTTTCGAACTTTGGGCACTTGCCTCCTACAAGCAGATTTTCAGACTAATCCTATTTCGAAAATCGTTTTCAGTCTAGGTGCGCTGATGTTTTACTATGTATTGCATCAATCAAAACTCATTCCCCGATGGTTATCGGGTTGGGGGCTTGTTGGAGCCACATTACATTTAGTATCAGGCTTGTTCGTCATGTTCGGCGCACTTAATGAATTTCCCGCATTGGGGATCTTGTGGGATCTTCCAATAGCCTTGCAAGAAATGGTTATGGCAGTATGGCTGATCGTGAAAGGATTCAATCCATCGGCAATCACTACCGAGTCTGTCTAA
- a CDS encoding zinc-binding dehydrogenase, which yields MKQKHHRVVVTRHGGPEVLQAVEEDVPIPQAGEVRVKVLTAGVSAYDLMFRSSGLLPGTPRVPFTLGVDIVGVADELAEGVSSVAPGQMVAGATFSAGGLGGYTEFVCLPAYEVVPVPSGMDPAETVCLVANYLTAHMALRRTANIRSGERILVQGAAGGVGTALLQLGKLAGLEMYGTASKYNHALVSALGATPIDYRTENFVKRIRDLTGDGVDAVFDPIGGARQLWRSHQALRKGGRLVWFGVAATKNKGLRVIPLTLLMVALLMLIPNGKQTQSFPEELGKDNAWYRETLAELLDLLAVGKIKPVVAERIPLAEAARAHELLERGRYAGKVVLVTDAYSM from the coding sequence ATGAAACAGAAACACCATCGCGTCGTCGTAACACGGCACGGCGGGCCGGAGGTTCTCCAGGCAGTGGAAGAGGATGTCCCCATACCCCAAGCTGGCGAGGTTCGGGTAAAGGTCCTGACCGCCGGGGTCTCCGCCTACGATCTCATGTTCCGAAGCTCCGGGTTGCTCCCCGGGACTCCGCGCGTGCCGTTCACCCTGGGCGTGGATATCGTCGGCGTGGCGGACGAGTTGGCCGAGGGGGTGTCGAGCGTCGCGCCGGGGCAGATGGTTGCTGGCGCGACCTTCTCTGCCGGTGGCCTCGGTGGCTATACAGAGTTCGTCTGCCTGCCCGCCTACGAGGTGGTTCCCGTCCCGTCGGGCATGGACCCTGCCGAGACCGTCTGCCTGGTAGCGAATTACCTGACCGCGCACATGGCGTTGCGCCGAACTGCCAACATTCGGAGCGGCGAGCGCATCCTCGTCCAGGGTGCAGCAGGAGGTGTAGGAACCGCTCTGCTCCAACTCGGCAAGCTGGCCGGATTGGAGATGTACGGCACGGCATCCAAGTATAACCACGCGCTCGTGTCTGCACTCGGGGCCACGCCGATTGACTACCGCACGGAGAATTTTGTCAAGCGCATCCGCGACCTCACCGGCGATGGCGTGGATGCCGTTTTCGATCCCATCGGCGGCGCACGGCAACTCTGGCGATCACACCAAGCCCTGCGCAAAGGTGGGCGCTTGGTGTGGTTTGGCGTGGCTGCGACGAAGAACAAGGGACTGCGGGTCATTCCCCTCACCCTGTTGATGGTGGCGCTGCTCATGCTCATCCCAAACGGCAAGCAGACTCAGAGTTTTCCGGAGGAGCTTGGAAAGGACAACGCATGGTACCGCGAAACGCTGGCGGAGCTCCTCGACTTGTTGGCTGTGGGCAAGATCAAGCCGGTGGTGGCGGAGCGCATTCCGTTGGCTGAGGCCGCCCGCGCTCACGAGCTGCTTGAGCGCGGCCGATACGCAGGCAAGGTGGTTCTCGTTACCGACGCATACTCAATGTAG
- a CDS encoding DUF4386 domain-containing protein produces MKMNTNKKTARMAGLFPLGYLVFKSGFLPRILGILLIIDCFAILIWAFQFFLFPPGNEVINILCMMESLIAEASLCLWLLIKGVKDQKKEVLA; encoded by the coding sequence ATGAAAATGAACACAAACAAAAAGACCGCAAGAATGGCAGGGCTTTTTCCTCTTGGTTATCTGGTTTTCAAGTCGGGCTTTCTTCCCAGAATATTGGGCATATTGTTGATCATTGATTGCTTTGCCATTTTGATATGGGCTTTTCAGTTTTTCCTTTTCCCCCCGGGCAACGAAGTAATCAATATCCTATGTATGATGGAAAGTCTCATTGCGGAAGCTTCACTTTGCTTGTGGCTTTTAATCAAGGGGGTAAAGGATCAAAAAAAGGAGGTGCTGGCATGA
- a CDS encoding C-GCAxxG-C-C family protein yields the protein MRVLNQAFGHSLEFEERAADPLAGGIMRGYQCGMIWGAALAAGAQAYRLFDSGPQAETAAVIASQRVVESFRVQNQAINCREITGIDMSSPTPRMILRFLIKTGATGTCFGIAARYAPAAFSEINAAFAEEHIEAPSAPVSCAAMLAQKMGASDMHTVMAAGFVGGIGLSGGACGALGAAIWLRGMNFLKGGGQAAYKAPYVSDVIERFIKCADCEFECSKIVGRKFGSIQDHASYLREGGCSEILKVLATA from the coding sequence TTGAGAGTTCTCAACCAAGCATTCGGCCACTCGCTGGAATTTGAGGAGCGCGCCGCCGATCCCTTGGCAGGCGGGATCATGCGCGGCTACCAATGCGGCATGATTTGGGGCGCAGCGCTGGCCGCCGGGGCACAGGCGTACCGGCTTTTTGACTCAGGCCCACAAGCTGAAACCGCGGCAGTTATTGCATCCCAAAGGGTTGTGGAATCCTTCCGTGTTCAAAACCAAGCCATAAACTGCCGTGAAATAACTGGCATCGACATGTCATCACCAACGCCTCGGATGATCCTACGTTTCCTTATAAAAACTGGGGCCACAGGTACCTGCTTTGGTATAGCCGCCAGATATGCTCCGGCAGCATTCAGTGAGATAAATGCCGCTTTTGCCGAAGAACATATCGAAGCGCCCTCCGCACCGGTAAGTTGCGCGGCTATGTTGGCCCAAAAAATGGGCGCATCCGACATGCACACGGTTATGGCAGCGGGATTTGTGGGCGGCATCGGCTTGAGTGGCGGCGCTTGCGGAGCATTGGGAGCCGCAATATGGCTACGTGGCATGAACTTCCTTAAGGGAGGAGGTCAGGCTGCTTATAAAGCTCCTTACGTCTCCGATGTAATTGAAAGATTTATAAAATGTGCCGACTGTGAATTCGAATGCTCCAAAATAGTTGGGCGAAAGTTTGGGAGCATTCAGGACCATGCCAGCTATCTACGCGAGGGAGGGTGTTCGGAGATTTTAAAAGTGCTAGCTACTGCATGA